The Hydra vulgaris chromosome 11, alternate assembly HydraT2T_AEP genome contains a region encoding:
- the LOC100198432 gene encoding S-methyl-5'-thioadenosine phosphorylase, translated as MSKVKVGIIGGTGLDDPQLLLSKTEIDVDTPYGKPSSLLTVGELNGVPVVLISRHGKNHSIAPSQINYRANIWALKEIGCTHILATNACGSLKENYKIGDLIILDQFIDRTFKRENTFYSGLPNDLPGVQHIPMGEPFCEYTRNVLIEATKTCGFDMHERGNIVIIEGPRFSTRAESKMFQLWGGDLVGMTTVPEVCLAKEVGISYSSIAMVTDYDAWRDGDHVTVEQVAKVMHENAEKAKNVLLTAITLIGKQNWDEVIEKNNLCSRMAVM; from the coding sequence atgtcTAAAGTAAAGGTTGGAATCATTGGTGGAACCGGTTTAGATGATCCACAGCTGCTATTGAGTAAAACAGAGATTGATGTGGATACTCCATACGGAAAGCCATCTTCACTTTTAACGGTTGGAGAGTTAAATGGTGTACCTGTTGTTTTAATTTCTAGACACGGTAAAAATCATAGCATCGCTCCGTCTCAAATCAACTATCGTGCGAATATATGGGCACTTAAAGAAATTGGCTGTACTCACATTCTTGCTACGAACGCATGTGGCTCCCttaaagaaaattacaaaattggTGATTTGATTATTTTGGACCAATTTATTGACAGAACATTCAAAAGAGAAAACACTTTCTATTCTGGTCTACCCAATGATTTACCTGGAGTGCAACATATTCCTATGGGAGAACCATTTTGTGAATATACCCGTAATGTATTAATTGAAGCTACAAAAACTTGTGGATTTGACATGCACGAAcgtggaaatattgttataatcgAGGGACCCAGATTTTCCACTCGAGCAGAAAGTAAAATGTTTCAGTTATGGGGGGGTGATTTAGTCGGCATGACAACAGTTCCAGAGGTTTGCCTGGCAAAGGAAGTCGGTATTAGTTATTCTAGTATTGCGATGGTAACTGACTATGACGCTTGGCGGGATGGCGACCACGTGACAGTTGAACAAGTAGCTAAAGTTATGCATGAAAATgcagaaaaagcaaaaaatgttttgcttacAGCCATTACTCTAATAGGTAAACAAAATTGGGATGaagttatagaaaaaaacaatttgtgttCAAGAATGGCCGTTATGTAA
- the LOC101239471 gene encoding uncharacterized protein LOC101239471 isoform X2 — protein sequence MFRRAFLIKIIWILILFNEDSCKRPPRIDLGFVIDTSMNADDGKRAIHFVEQLLEHFSISPGTTRVALYTVDALVTKNFRFKTHVNRECVYKALKKVDFSEEDKTDDFQLMLTAVFEDFEVQSRDVINQRRIYIFVTNAPEEIKLIEKSLKIKLSENDFFGAVLIAKDTFFDFESLRFKTISYYNKLDIPKILVVLNVNNTRYGVCQNDGPFTDECKRQCTCKNKKIKDCYRVRKEFTSMTTKERKRYLKAYKTLTSQQPYKSIYERFIFMHFKYFCWGVHKKDLFLPWHRWFITTMEDLLTQIDCRVTLSYWDWSYVSEDPWNRTTIWRSTDDGLGGNGNRRKGYCVQSGMFRESKWETPYWEDPMEIIMSSADQIYGEIEGQYAHLAYCLRRGFKGKSPSRKSVLRTLALPPHRFEDFDIQMRHNYHDRMHNIIGGTMSTHYAANAPEFFLHHAFLDKIWYTWQSKSSKHKFVHFLQRNETKMMGCGYTPKQYINADNLPRCTKIKYEPFPLNERQKRNEDDIDDMARKPTKYWQKYLKESWYGNFPSCKRSDAERKRANYLHKTLDL from the exons atgtttcgaagagcgtttttaataaaaataatatggattttaatattatttaatgaagaTTCGTGCAAACGGCCACCTAGAATAGACCTCGGATTTGTAATTGATACAAGCATGAATGCCGATGACGGAAAAAGAGCAATTCATTTTGTAGAGCAACTACTCGAACACTTCAGCATTTCGCCTGGTACAACTAGAGTTGCTTTGTACACAGTGGACGCACTTGTAACTAAAAATTTCCGTTTTAAAACTCACGTTAATCGCGAATGCGTTTACAAGGCTTTGAAAAAAGTTGACTTTTCTGAAGAAGATAAAACTGACGACTTTCAATTAATGCTGACTGCGGTGTTTGAAGATTTTGAAGTTCAGAGTAGAGATGTAATTAATCAAAGacgtatttatatttttgttactaatgCTCCCgaagaaataaaacttattgaaaaaagtttgaaaattaaactttctgaaaatgatttttttggaGCAGTTTTGATAGCTAAAGACACGTTTTTTGATTTCGAAAGTTTAAGATTTAAGACTATATCATACTATAACAAACTCGATATCCCCAAAATACTAGTCGTGCTTAATGTCAACAACACGCGCTACGGAGTGTGTCAAAATGATGGACCATTTACAGACGAATGTAAGAGGCAATGtacatgcaaaaataaaaaaataaaagattgctATCGTGTGAGAAAAGAATTCACATCTATGACAACCAAGGAGAGAAAAAGATACTTAAAGGCTTACAAAACACTCACAAGCCAGCAGCCGTATAAATCTATATACGAGCGCTTTATTTTTATGCACTTTAAGTACTTTTGCTGGGGTGTGCATAAAAAAGACCTGTTTCTCCCATGGCATCGTTGGTTTATAACCACAATGGAAGATTTACTAACACAAATCGATTGCCGAGTTACGTTATCGTACTGGGATTGGTCTTATGTTAGTGAAGATCCGTGGAACAGAACAACAATATGGAGATCGACTGACGATGGGTTAg gtGGGAACGGAAACCGCCGTAAAGGCTATTGTGTTCAGAGTGGAATGTTCAGAGAGTCTAAATGGGAAACACCATACTGGGAAGATCCCATGGAAATTATAATGAGTTCTGCTGACCAAATATATGGTGAAATAGAAGGTCAATACGCCCATTTAGCGTACTGCTTAAGGAGAGGTTTTAAAGGAAAATCTCCAAGTAGGAAAAGTGTTTTACGAACACTTGCTCTGCCACCGCATCGGTTTGAAGATTTTGATATTCAGATGCGTCACAACTATCACGATAGAATGCACAACATTATTGGTGGTACTATGAGTACTCATTATGCAGCTAACGCGCCTGAATTTTTCTTGCACCATGCTTTCCTAGATAAGATTTGGTACACGTGGCAatcaaaaagttcaaaacacAAGTTTGTCCATTTCTTACAaagaaatgaaacaaaaatgatGGGTTGCGGTTACACTcctaaacaatatataaatgcTGATAACTTACCTCGttgtacaaaaattaaatacgaACCTTTTCCACTAAATGAGAGACAAAAAAGGAATGAAGACGATATAGATGACATGGCCCGAAAACCTACAAAATattggcaaaaatatttaaaagagagTTGGTACGGAAATTTCCCATCATGCAAAAGAAGCGACGCAGAAAGAAAAAGAGCTAACTATCTTCACAAAACTttagatctttaa